A region from the Vicia villosa cultivar HV-30 ecotype Madison, WI linkage group LG3, Vvil1.0, whole genome shotgun sequence genome encodes:
- the LOC131656731 gene encoding uncharacterized protein LOC131656731: MHWAGKTQKFYLIYILPLGKFIFIYKRRNMAEHYMNQGKEYADARPDYPPQLFQFIASKTLSHNLAWDVATGTGQAAKSLSTFYKNVIATDASEKQLEFAAKLPNIRYQHTPSTMSMTELEQMVSSQGTIDLVTIAQALHWFDLSSFYKQVNWVLKKPHGVFACWCYTSPRVNDAVDAMLNNIYSLASKPSRDPRCELLEDHYSSVDFPFDPVEGVDHTGPFEFEGETVMDVDDFLNYIRSRSAYQALKKKGVELLKDDVVEKFKLAWGDDGQKTAKFEVYLRIGKVRDV, translated from the exons ATGCATTGGGCAGGGAAGACGCAAAAATTTTATTTGATCTATATATTACCATTAGGAAAATTCATATTCATATACAAGAGAAGAAATATGGCAGAACATTATATGAACCAGGGAAAGGAATATGCAGATGCAAGGCCAGATTATCCACCACAACTCTTCCAATTCATAGCTTCTAAAACTCTTTCACACAACCTGGCCTGGGACGTCGCCACTGGAACCGGTCAAGCTGCTAAATCT TTAAGTACTTTTTACAAGAATGTGATTGCTACAGATGCAAGTGAGAAACAACTTGAATTTGCAGCCAAACTTCCTAACATACGGTACCAACACACTCCATCAACCATGTCCATGACTGAGCTTGAACAAATGGTGTCATCTCAAGGAACCATAGACCTTGTCACCATTGCTCAAGCCCTTCACTGGTTTGACCTCTCAAGTTTCTACAAACAAGTCAATTGGGTTCTCAAGAAACCTCATGGTGTCTTTGCTTGTTGGTGTTACACTTCACCAAGAGTTAATGACGCAGTTGATGCTATGCTCAATAACATATATTCTCTTGCTTCAAAACCTTCTCGCGATCCAAGATGCGAGTTACTTGAGGATCATTATAGTAGCGTTGATTTTCCATTTGATCCTGTGGAAGGAGTTGATCATACGGGACCGTTCGAGTTTGAGGGTGAGACTGTGATGGATGTTGATGATTTCTTGAATTATATAAGATCAAGATCAGCTTATCAGGCATTAAAGAAGAAAGGGGTTGAGCTTCTTAAGGATGATGTTGTTGAAAAATTCAAACTTGCTTGGGGAGATGATGGTCAAAAGACTGCTAAGTTTGAAGTATATTTGAGAATTGGAAAAGTAAGGGATGTTTGA